DNA sequence from the Mustela erminea isolate mMusErm1 chromosome 15, mMusErm1.Pri, whole genome shotgun sequence genome:
ACAGTATCAGAATATCTCAGGAGCCCAGGGGAAAGAGCAGACGGGTGACATTTTTGCCAGAAAGGGCCAGTTTGGACTGGACCGCCAAGGAAAGTAAACTCATTCAGATCAGCAACTCCCTGAGGGAGTGAaggggaaaagacaaaaatctgaaagaattcctctggagaaagggaaagaaattgtTGACTTCCTCtgggtagagagagaaaagaagacactTCTGGGTGTAGGGTGAGGAGAGGCGGGGGTGGAGGTTTAGTCTAACCCCAAGTGACTCAGAATGACACATGGCCTCACAAAGATTCAGAGGCCCAGGATTAGAGTCCACTTACTGGGCTGTCCTGTATCTTCAGAAAAGCCCGAAGGGGCAAGGGCTGCCTTCACAGAGGGGCCTTCTACAGAGATCTGGTCTGTGcgtggaggggttgggggagaatgGCCACTCTCTTCACCATTACAAGGCCAAGAAACAGAACTCTTGCCTATCCATCCAGAGTTTGACATTCAGGATGGTTTCCAATTGTCAGATGAATGTCTCCCAAGGAAGGaactcattttaatttattttaagcacatttagcaagaggggaggaaggtgttAGAAAATCAAACTGACAGAAGTATCAGGACTTTGTTGGCAGTCACCCAGTTTTCAGGGCCTttttcagctctgccactggGCTCAGAAATTAATGAGGCTGATGGACACCAGAGCCCTGTGACTGATGACTCACAGGAATGTTCAGCCCTGgcttggggagggaaggggttcCCCTTGTCAGCCCACAGCCTACAGAGTGAGCTGGAAAGAGCAAGAACCCATGTTCATGTTCACCATGTTCACCAGAACCCGTGTTCAAAATGCCTGACAGGAAAATGTGGGTCAAACGAAAGCCTTCAAGACCagagggaaataatttttaaagggtgTGAATGCCTTATGAATAGCATTTTTTTCTATCATggtaaaaataagagaaaaatccatTATCTGTCTTAAAACACAAGGGATGATGGGACTGGgtgatggggctggggagggaaggtaTTACATGGATAATTTAAATCCAGTATTCACTGGTTTATCCAGTTACTTGACATTTATTTAGAGTTTGCTATGCCAGAAACttagataataaaattaaaactcccctatttctgtcttctttcccacCAGCAGGCACCTTGATAGGTTTGAGCAGAGGTTCTGGGTAAGGTCTAgttaaggggtgcttgggtggctcagttgttaggcacctgccttcggctcaggtcatgatcccaggatcctggaatcgaaccccgcattaggctctctgctctgcaggaagcctgcttctgtctctctctctgtgtcaaataaataataaaatcttaaaaaaaaaaaaaaaaaggtctggttAAGGTTAAATCCAATCACAATCCCGAGCAAAGTGGGATTTGGGGATTGGcattcactccctctctcccaagGCTTGTTTTTGATCCTTCTCCTAACTCAACAGGAACTCTGTATTCCAGCCAGTGTCAGAATCTTACATCATTCAGTGAATAGGATACTGGGActtaataaagatttaaatgcaTGAAATGATTTAGAAGGTGAGAtcatgaaatgatttttaaagatgacGGTTCCTGATATTACCCTGTTCCCACACATTTTCCCGGAGTAACTTTAGTGGCAAGTCAGTGGGACAAAATGCCCAGAGGAAACTGGAGGGTTGTTCGTTTCTGGACTAGACATTGTTCTGTGGAGGGACTTCCCTGTGGGCTGCTTCTCAGCCCTAAGCCAGCGTCCACACTCTCTCAGACAGCTGGGAGCAGAGCTTCAATGCTGTATGGGTGGTCACACTGATGAGGTTGCTGCTGCTGATGTTGTTAAATAAGCAgctaataataacaatagctacAATGCATTTCACCCTTACTCTTGGTGTGTTTCAGGCACTTTTCTCAGCACTTTGCATCTTTCAACTCATTGTATCCTTGTAACAATCTTATAAAGcaagtattattattatacccattttacagatgaaaactgaggcacagagaaattaaataacttggtCAAAAGAACACACAACTAGAAAGCGGCAGAACTGGAATTCAGAACTCTGATAGTCAACCCAACAGCTTTTGCAGCATTTTTAGAGAATCAGGGAGGAACAGCTAGAAACATTTTCTAGGGGTTATTTGTTCAGTAATTTATTCAATTAACATTAATGCCCGATGTCCCAGATGCTATGTTCAGCtgtttaaataagcaaataaaataggaTTTACTGACTAGTCTAGCTTTAATCTTTGCATGGTTGGGAACAAATGGGTGTAATAGTCTTCGAATCCTAAAGCTAAAAGACACCTTAAAGTAAAGTTCGGGATATGGTAATCTACTTGGTCAAGACTTTGTTTTATACGTGATCTAAGAAAACtgtctatggggcacctgggtgactcagtgcgttaagcctctgccttcagctcaggtcatagtctcagggtcctgggatcgagctccgcatcgggctctctgctcagcaggaagcctgcctcctcccttcccccacctacctcttgcctacttgtgatctctgtcaaataagtaaataaaatctgaaagaaagaatgaaggaaggaaggaaggaaggaaagaagaaaagaaaagaaaagaaaagaaaagaaaagaaaagaaaagaaaaccgtCTACCATTAGTGGAAATGAAAATCTTGTTTCTAGAGTAAACCAAGGTTGACAATCTATTTCCATTGCACTATGATGATTATTGGTCAGTAGGTGGCAGTCCAGGATTAATATTCAGCTCTAGCTCAACTGGCAAAGTACTCTGAGCCAATCAGTTCCTCATTTCCAGGCAAGGGGCAGGGCAAAAGTAAAGGGAAGATGGCTGAAACACCTACCCATACACACataccctcacacacacacaaacacacacagccaATAACAAACCAATTCAGTATTGATTTGTGTTAAAAATCAAAGAGGGAAAAAGCCCTCTCATAACATAGGGTTAATCGTGTATCTCCTTGTGACATTCCAAAATTGCACAATCGTTCCATAATTTATTACTTAATACATATTtcatagttgttgaatgaataagaaagataCTCATAATTCCTGAAATGCAGATTATAAGGTACTTAGAAGAGACTATTAAAGGGTGttcaatcaaaaaagaaacatatagcACTCCTTCCTGAGAGTGATGTGTTGGTCAGGTGCCCACTGGGCCCCAGGATTGTACCAGGCATGGGGGACagagcagtgaacaagacaagtGCCTGCCTTCAATGAGTCTACATCCTAGTAAAGAGGGACAGGATGAACATGAATAAGGAAGATACTTTCACATTCTAGggactcttagaagaaaatatgtaataaaagaGGTCATTCttaggaagtgacatttgagttTAAGACTGAGAAATGAGAAGGAAGCAGTCTAAGATCCAGGAGAAGGCCGTCTGAGAAAAGGAACTTAAAATTTTGGGCATTTCGGGAGCACAGAAAGCCCACCGTGTGGGGAGAATAGTGACAAGTGGAGagatagaaggaaagagaggtcAGGTACAGGGACTGAGGAGGTGGTGAAAGTGAGGGGAGATGCTCATTTGGACTCAGGTTGGagcaggagagatggagagatgtgACTGGGTTCTCAGAATACATTTTAGAGTTCGATTTGCAGGTTTTTAAAacgtgtatttatttatttttaagagagcgcaaatggggggaggggcaaagggagagggagtctcaggcagactccctgctgagtgtggggcctgaccagggaggggggctgctgtatttcaggaccctgagaccaggacctgagctgaagccaagagtctgCAGAGGTTTAACCGACTTCACTACCCAATCGCCcctccatagttttttttttttttttttaatggatttggGGGGGGAAGACAggtcaaaaacaaagagaaatgaagggtaacttaaatttttaatctgAGTAACTGGATGGGCAGTGGTGTCGTTTTCTACAATGGGGAAAACTTCACAATTGAGAAGACAAGGTAGAAAATGGGAGCTTGTCGTGTCTGAGCGGCGTAATAATCATCCAAATGAAAATATTGAGTGTCCTTATGAATTACAACACAGGAACTCATTGGCAAGCTGTAGGCTGGACTGGATCTGGGTGTcgttaaaaaaacacacacacacaaaacaaaacaaaactgagggcatTCCTgctggtgggctccctgcttagcggggagcctgcttctctttctgtctgccctccccctacctcattctctccctctctttccttctctctctctcaaataaagaaatgaaattcttaaaaaaacaacaacaacaaaaaaacccaacactgaTGACATTTAAAGATACAGAATTCAGTGAGAAAATCTGGGCATCAGTGTAAATACAGAAGGGAAGACAGGTAAGTACTGAGTCCTGGGGTACTCCCGTGTCAGTGATCTGGCAAAGTAAGAACCAGCGAAGAAAGGAGGCAAGCGCTGGTAATCTTTTAAGGAGAGAGGAGCGAGCCTGTGACATTCTCTCCAGAGGCTGAGGAAGAAGACCAGGCACTGGTCATGGGGTTTGGGCAAGATGTCCATCATCTGTGGCCCTGATGAGTGTGCACTCGCTAGTGGGCGGGGCTGAAAGCTTAACAGAATGAACGTGAAATAGGAGGCGAGAAAACGGGGAACACTGCGTAGACAACTCCTTTGAGGAGTTCACTGTAAGGAGGAGCAGCGATATAGCAAGAAACTAGAGGACAGTAGGGAATCAAAGGtaggttttaattttcttgatggAATGGTTGATTCTAAGGCATGTTTGTCTGTTGATGAGGATAACAGAGcatggggtgggaaggagaacTGGATGTTTGAAACTGGAGTCTTGAGATGAAAAGCAGggcttgggggtgcctgggtggcttggtcctttgcctttggctcaggttatgatcccagggtccaagatcgagccccacaagggggaggggtgtccttgctcagcgggaggcctgcttctccttctcccactccccctgcttgtattccctctctcgctgtgtctctgtcgaataaaatctttttataaagaagggaaggaaggagggaaggaaggaagggaggaagaaaagcagggcTGGCTTCAAGAACACACAGAAGGGACAGATGATCCATTGTACCAGGAGGGAGAACACACTAGTTCCTACTGATGTAGGGACTCTGGTGGACTGGAACGGGGTTCTAAGGCAGTTGCCTCTTCCGCAGTGGCCACAGTTGCCTGTGCCATTCTCCTGTTGAAACAATGAGCTCTGGGCCAGGAACTCTCCTAGATGCAAAGATTCGTGACTTGTGGTCGTAGCAAATAATACATGTCTACATACGTGTGACAAGGCAGTGGCACAAGCAGTACGATTTTAAGAAAGactgaagaggggcgcctgggtggctcagtgggttaagccgctgccttcggctcgggtcatgatctcagggtcctgggatcgagtcccgcatcgggctctctgctcagcggggggcctacttcccttcctctctctctgtgatctcttcccttcctctctcctactgtgatctctgtctgtcaaataaataaaatctttaaaaaaaaaaaaagaaagaaagaaagactgaagatTAGGCAGCATTGACATGGTCCTGAGAAGCACAAGATACTCCACTGCtgagctgccccccccccaacgaGGATGGGGAGAGTGTTCATGGGGTCAGCGGTGTGGGGCAATAAAGGAAGAGTCTTTGGTTAGATGGGAtcaggttccttttttttctgagctGCCATCCTCTGAGGGACtccctgtatttttctctttatctgcagctctgtgtgtgcgtgcgtgtgcgtgtgcgtgtgtgtgtgtgtgtgcgcgtgtgtgttcTTCTCTTTGCTCTGCCCTTTTCTgggcctcccttctctccccttctcccactcctccctgcaAACAGTGTAAAACACAGGCTGGATCCTGGGCAAACATTAACCCCAGGCGGCATTTTCAAGAGGGGAATCAAACCCAGGGGAGTGAGAAGCGAGGTgtgaaagcaaaaaggaaagagggaccAGCCCCGCTGcacctctctctgctctgtggtcAGCTAGGGGAGTCCGCTGGGGAAGGACCCCCATGCAGGCGCCACCCAATAGCTAACTACTTCTCCCCAGCTCCAGTTAGGTCTCTAGAGAATAAGAAATaaggggggaagggaagctgAGAGAAGGGGAGTCGGTGAGAATACTGACTCTCAGCCAGACCCcccccaagacacacacacacacacacacacacaagtcacCACTGTCTACATGCTGCTTTGAAAACCTGAATATGCAAGGAGGGAGAGCCCGGGGGAGCCCTCAGGGTCAACTTGCAGAGCCACGCACGATTCTTGTTTCCCCATTCCCAGCCGGCTGTTTGcaggggcccagggctgggtgggTGCAGAGTAGATTCTGCGTGGCAGGTGTCCGCTGGGCACAGCCAAGCTCCAGGGCCAGCATCTGGGGCCGGGAGTGCAGGTAGGGAATTTAACGCCTTCATTTACGCCCCACCCGGACCGGGGTGGAcgcaggaaatggaaaagaaccaCCTGGCATTTGCAGCGCCCCAGGGATAGGGCTCCTGAGAGGGGGTCTAAAACAGTGGTGTTATAAAGACGGGAGAATTGGCGACACAAGTTTCGTTTAAATAAGCGCCCCTTAGCCTCATAGGGGCAGCCAGTGCCCCCAAACCGCCTGGCATTTGAGCTACTAAGTGACCTTGGGTAGGTCACCTAATCCCATCAGAACTTTCACtgaatgttttcttaaataaagatGTCCTCACCCCAGTTATCCCTACCTGGCCCCTGTCTAAGAGTTAGGTGGTGCCATCCCAATCATCGTTTAATTGGGCAGAAACTACCAGGTTTGAGTACTGGGAGGTTTATGCCGTAACTAAAGCAAGTTTTAAATGATCTTCTTTTCCAACCGAACTCATGGCTAATCCCAGGGCCACAGTCGGATACTCCAAACTGCACCACAGTCCCGTTAACAGTGTTTACTACGACTTCTAATAACGGCTGTTTATTGGATGTTTGCTAGCATTAGgcactgtgtgttttttttttaagattttatttatttaaataaaagacatcacatttaaatttaagtaaagagAGATCACATTTAAATAAAGAGAGATCACCAGATAAGGAtagagacaggcagggggaggggggaaagcagggtccccactgagcagagaacccaatgcagcctggatcccaggaccctgagatcatgacctgagctgaaggcagaggcttaacccactaagccacccagggactcaGGCACTGTGTTTTAGGGAAATGAATTGTCTCTAATGCTCACAGCTCCTCTGCAAGTTAGATGTCATTATCCTCATTGCACAGATTACGGCCGTCTGCTGACCATATCTGAAATTCTGCCCAGCCTTGACTATTCGAATTCTCTCtctagagagagagcaaaatgGCTGGCTGGGGCTCAGGGAAACTCCCTGGATTTGGATTTAAAATCTCAGGTGTCGATCACCAGGGATTTCCAATTTTAGGTCTAGGAGATTATGAGAAACTATCTCCCAAGAAAACTCCAAGGCAGTCTGCAGTGTCTTTGGAACCTACAgttggagaaggggaaggagcctCAGGCAGGGTAGGTGATGAGTGGGTGTTattttcctaaaaggaaaaaagtcacttTCATTCAAAGGGCTGTGGAATTCCGGCTGGAAATGGGTTTCTTTACACTTAATCATCTGTAAGCCTCTTTGGATGCTTGATTCCAGAAGCCCAAAACTCACACTTAGGATCACAAAATCTTGGACATTTATTTGCCAAGCCCCATGGATGTTATCCCTCTGGACCCTCCCCGCCCGTCTCCTTTGGAACAGAACGAAACCCATTCTGTGGCTTTTGCAGGAAGTCTTCGGGCCCCCGTGTCCGGCCCTCTGAGACATCAAAGCCCCCTTGAGAGCAAAGGACTTTGAAAAGATACGAAATGCTCGGTCTCCTTATCGCGTCCCTGCTCCCTCCCGAGCAAGTCGTAAATTCCGAGCCCCAGTGGCCTCTCCCCTCCGCTCTTCTTGCCCCAAGGTCTCAAAGGACAAACTTGTCActtcccgccccgcccctggGTCCAGGCCGAGGCCCCTGAAGCTGGGACGGAGGGGCGCAAGGTTCGGGACGTGTTTGAGGGGCGGTGGCCGTGGGCACCCCTGCACTTCCAGGACGCCCCTTGCTGCCCTTCGTCACCTCCTGAAGACCCGGCTTCCCTGGCGAAGCCCTCTTCGGGCGGGGCAGGCGCCCGGGCTCGGGCGGCCCGCAGCCCCGTGCGCCCTCTCCGCCGCGCCCGCGGGGTAACGTGTTCCCGTCGCGTGTCTGTGCTTTCCTGCAGGCCAAGAGGGCATCCTGCGCTGCCACCCGGACCTGGCGGGCCGCGAGCTGCATCGGGGAACGCTCACCGCCGAGTCGCAGCGGGAGCAGAGAGGCGCGGGCCTTACGAGCCTGAACGCCGAAGAGCGGCTCCGGCTGGCGGAGCTCAACGCGCAGTACCGCGCGCGCTTCGGCTTCCCCTTCGTGCTCGCCGCGCGCCTGAGCGACAGGGCGGCCGTGCCGCGGGAGCTGGCGCGCAGGCTGCACTGCCCGCCGGCGCAGGAGCTGCGCACCGCCCTGGGCGAGGTGAAGAAGATCGGCCACCTGCGTCTCGCCGACCTCCTGGGCGCGGAGCAAACCTGACTGTAGCGGCCGCGCGAGCCCGGGACCCAGGGCGCACGTCCGGACGCGCGGGGACGGTAGCTGGCGCGGGCCGGGAACCGCGTCCAACACGCtcacagagggaggggagaactGAAGCCACCGCACGAATAATGAGCCCTTTTGTCCACCCACCCACACGCGCACGCTTTGCCAAAATCTCTGTAGAGGTTCGTGCTTTGGCCCCGATTTATCCAGCTCACTGCTTCAATTCTTCACTCCCTTTGCAGCCCTTTGACACCACCAGCCTTTGTGGATTCCAAAGCGCTTATCCAGCTCTTGTTGGGTCCGCATCCTCTCCCGCTAAGCCCGAGCTGCAAAGCAAAACGGGAGGAAAAGGCATCTTTTTATTCCACagcactttgttttttcttccccacctctTTTGCCGTACCGACATTAACATGTGAGCAGAAGTAGTTTTCTCCCTCTGGGGCGCCTACGGGAGCCGGGAGCCCGGGCGAGGAGAGCGAGGTACTGATTTGGGTCCTCCGCGCCGGGCAAGCCGCGGGTGTGGGGTCCGTGGGCTAATGGGAGCCTCGCGACGGGCCAGCGTTGGGAAGGCGCCCCGTGGGGGCAGGCGGAGCAGCTGCCACAGGCACTCTTGAAAGacgggtgggagtgggggtgtcTCCAAGCTGGATGGGCCTGAAAGTCAGGGGCAGGCGTCCTCCCCGCCTCTTCCAGAGATCGTCCCTCCACCCCCGACTCTCACAAAGGTCGTCCCTTGAGAGTTGGGTCGTCAGAACTTCAGGCTGCCTCGGGAGAGCCATCGgtcattaaaaagttaataataaaataaataataataatttaataatactcACTGAGTAGTGCTGGATATTCTGGTCCCCAAGATGAAGATGAAACCACCCCCTACAGCGCTGATAAAGCAGGTAATGGAGGGAAATGGTGCCCATTGCAATCTTTCTGGCCCGCGTAGGCGGTTTCTGGGGAGGTTACCAACCCTGGGGCTCCAGCGCTGTCTGCCCTGAGAGCCAGAATGTCCACTCATGCAAAAGGGGTTGATctcacacattctctttctctggggaGCATGGGTTCTCCCCACACACTGGAGGGTTTGTCTGACCCCAACAACACGACTGAAGTTTGTGTTGGCACAGGAGATACAAGTCATACCCATCCTCCTAGATGCAGACCTGGTAAGAAGTGAAGGCCCTTTTGAAGACTGGAACCTCCATTAGGGACCATCCCAGGCCCAGGgtagcagcagcaacagcagcaagaAAACCTTTTCACAAAAAGCAGTGTGGCCACACATCAGTTGGGGGGCTGAATCCCACAGAAAGAAGCTGCTCTGACCACACCAGGTATTTCAAACAGGGAACCTCCAGCCCTCCTTTCCCACCATACAGGTGTTCTCTGCTCGAGGTAAGGGGGGAAGATTGAAGCTGGTGACGGGGCTAGGTGGGGGTGCCAGGGCAGTGAGCTGTGGCTACCCACATCCCTGTAGATTAATGCCAGGGCCTGGCTGGCCTGGGCCTGTGCCAGAGGCTTCTCCGGAAGCAAGAGCACCAGGTGTACACTACAAAGGCAACTTGATGACTCAGTTCCTGTGCTGTGGGACCCCAAGGCCACGGTGGGCCCCTTAGGCCTGGGGCTAGAATCCTGCTTCACTTTAGATGGGTAACTTGGGGGCCTAGGATACAAGTGCCATCAGACTGGGTCTGAGACACACTAATCCACTATATTCAAGCCACCCTGTCCAACCCTAGGATAGGTTCTGCTTAGATAAATGGCCCCCCACTGCAGAGTCTGGACTGTACCTGTAAATAGGCTTGACCTAAGGCAGCCAGGCTTGGAGGGTTGGGGGACAACACTTCCAGCTACAATTGTAGACTGAGTGCCCAGGAGATCTGGACCTCTCGGGCTGGCTCCACCTGGGTGTCCTCAGTCACACAGTTACATTTCAAAGCTTGCCCGAAATTGTTTCTTTCTGCAGGGGGAAGTTCCGTGGGGGGAGACCCTGGATCCACCCCTGAAAGGAGCTGGGAGGTTCCTAGGCCAAGACTCGGGAGCTCTTGTAGTCTTACAGGCAGAACGCAGGACGCGGGACATGGGCGCCAAGCTGGCAAGGGCTCTGGCAAATACAACTGGCAgttctggcttttttttcctccagtagGAGCGAAGAGCCCGAGGCTGGGTCTTGTGGGAGCAGGTCACCTGTGGCTGCCAAAGTCCGGGAGAGCAGTTTTCTGTGGACTCACACAGCAACACGCCCTGGGCTTGTGCTGGCCTTGGCCTGGCGGAGACATTTTTTCGTTTCCGTGCTGTCCTGCGCAAGAGGCGGGAGACAAACCCGGATGGTGGAGACCAAGGGCCACTGTCTGAGGCCTTCCTGTGTGTGCACCAGCACAGGCAGCGGGGTGGCCTGAGAGCGTTGGGCATCTGGGGTTCCAGAGTTGTTGGTGCAGCTCCTAGGGTGggtaatttaatattttacttactaaTTCGTTAACACACAAACACAATAGCAATGCAAAAAATAGTTGGAAGGCGAGGAGCTGCTTTCAGTCCCCTAACCCTGCAGCCCTTCCAAGCACACTCCCTTCCCAGGTGCTGGTACTGCTTTGCCAATTTTCACCCCCCTCTTAAAATGTCCAACCCCAACCCAGCGTGTGCTCTGAGCAAAAAGACCGAGAGTGCTCCCTGCTCCCGCTAGGAATCCACCAGCCCAGTCCCAGCTTGGCATTCACATGTGTAACTGAGAAACCAAGCTGGGGAGGGGTCTGCTTTCATTTGCCCAGAGATGCCGTCTTTTTGGTCTGTGTGTCCAAAAGATGTCCACGGACACGGcatgggaagaagagaaaggggagaaatgaCAAGACAATTTCTTTGCataaatttctttattcattttaaatttgacaAACTTCCAGAGATCAGCCTTAGGATGTCAATTCCAGTTCAAAAATAAAGAGCTCTTTTTAGTAAGTATGTACTGTAGGACAGGAGTAGATGGAGACCTTCTTTGGTAACTGGAGGAAAACTTGGGATGGAATTTATGGAAAATTCACAATTCAATAAACTAATAAACAGCAGTTAGCAGGTGCCcgtgaaagagagaataaaagagcAATAAGTGGGATGCGGGAAGTAGTCCGAAATGTTGCAACAGCAGAACCTGATTGTTCTGGTACTAtttggtgtggggggtggggggtggcagtggGGAATCTGGATTCCGGGAATCGTCTAGTTGGTTTTGTGTTTCCAGGGTGGCACCAGCAACCTTAGTAATAATTAACATCCATACAGTATCTTATGGGTTCCAATGTACCTATAGTAGCTCATTTAGTTTTAGTGACTGGAAcagctagctgtgtgaccttgggaaagtcgcccaacctctctgagccttggattTCTCCCCTATAAAGTGGAAGTGCTGCACGAACAGTAAGTCCCCTGTCTCCCCTCCCGAGTGAGTAGCTTCCCAGTGACTCAAGGAGAGCTGAACCTTATCTGAGCCCCTTCCCTCAGCCTCATAAAGACTACTGTGTAGGGCTTCCTcggaacatattttcatatgatAAGCAAAGGTCACTCTAGGCACAGACGTTGTGAGTGAACAAATGGTAACTGAAGGCCTTCCACGTCAAGACCAAGTGATAACGTTTAGCTGCTGCTGGCCCGGGAGCCCGATTCTCCTCAGCATCAAGGGTTTTTCTCCTGGGGTGAGACCCCAAGGCCCTCCCTTGGGGGACTTTAAATCATTCTCAGTGCTCATCCATCACACGGAATGAGAATGGGTTATACAATAACTCCACAGTGACCACAGACTCTAAtttcagaagaaagaatgaaaacaggcCACCATCACTTATTTTCATGATATTCACCCAATGAGCAAAACTGGATTTCTATACCCAAATGTCACCCTCTCCCTTGAggctctttcttttcctaaatctCTTGGCTTCAAGAATATAGACAGAAGAGAATAATGAAAACTGTAAATTCCTTGCCTTGGACAAGAAAGCCTTGGATTCCTCTGTGAGACAAATAAGGCAGTGGATTTCCCCCAtgctcctgccccctctcccctgaGTGGTAAAACTCTAGTCCACTAAAGACCTCCCACAAATTCAGGAACTTTTCCTCAGGTAGAAAAGCCCAGATACTCAGTTTGCCgcagagggtgggtgggggaacaTTCTCGACTCTGAGGGGGGCAAGGGACATCTGCTCTTGTGAGGGAAGCCTGGGCAGCTGTGGACAGCTGCGGCCCTCACTGTTGTTCAGAATGAACTCATTGGGGATCCATTGTGGCCTGATGGGGCTGAGCGGGCAATGGACTCTGGGGACGCCCCACAGAAAGGACACTGCCATCGATTTCCTTCGATTTCCTTCCCAGAGATGTTAGCTGAGTGAGCcctggcgggggggcgggggtgttgCGGTCAAACCACCCATTATTGAGCCTTTCTTTGTGCAGGGGGGTTGCCGATTGGGTGCAATGGCTGAAGAACTCCTTAAACACCAAATTAAGTAGAGATCTCCTCAGCAATGTAGATTGCCAAACTGACCAATTGTATCAAACCACATTCTCTTCTTTCCCACTCTTCCTTAATTATGCTGGGAATCCAGGTCAGTGCAGGGTGAGGGTTTCCTGTgcggagggggagagggagaacagaaatGTTGCAC
Encoded proteins:
- the URAD gene encoding putative 2-oxo-4-hydroxy-4-carboxy-5-ureidoimidazoline decarboxylase, whose amino-acid sequence is MQAMDIEKVNSMDFGEFVDVFGNVIERCPLIAAAVWSQRPFSNLEDLEKHFFAFIDALPQSGQEGILRCHPDLAGRELHRGTLTAESQREQRGAGLTSLNAEERLRLAELNAQYRARFGFPFVLAARLSDRAAVPRELARRLHCPPAQELRTALGEVKKIGHLRLADLLGAEQT